The following coding sequences lie in one Oceanivirga salmonicida genomic window:
- a CDS encoding PIN domain-containing protein produces YSAKLAIKNIEPDYIAAAFDVSRSGLKRLEIFKEYKSNRTGMPEELVPQLEIIRDIIDAYGIEKFTCEGYEADDVIASLAE; encoded by the coding sequence TATTCAGCTAAACTTGCTATTAAAAATATAGAACCTGATTATATTGCTGCTGCTTTTGATGTTAGTAGATCTGGATTAAAAAGATTAGAAATTTTTAAAGAATATAAATCAAATAGAACAGGTATGCCAGAAGAATTAGTTCCACAATTAGAAATTATAAGAGATATAATTGATGCTTATGGTATAGAAAAATTTACTTGTGAGGGTTATGAAGCAGATGACGTTATAGCAAGTTTAGCTGAAT